A window of Desulfovibrio sp. UIB00 genomic DNA:
TTGGTCGCAAGTCGTTGGATGAAATCAAGGGTGTTCTTTTGGACATGGGCCTTGACTTCGGCATGAAGGTCGATTCCTTCGACAAGAAATATCAGGAATGGAAAAGGAAGCAGCAAAATGAGGCATAGCAATTCCGGCAGGAAACTCTCGCGTACGCCTGCGCACCGTAAGGCCCTGTTGCAAAATCTCGCTAAGGCCCTGCTGATCCACGGCAAAATCCGCACCACGGAAATTAAGGCCAAGGAGCTGCGCCGGGTGGTGGAACCCCTGATCACCCTTGCCAAGCGCAACGACCTGCACGCCCGCCGTCAGGCTTACCGTGTGTTGAACGATCACGCTTTGGTTAAGCGCCTTTTTGACGAGATCGGTCCTGTTTTCGCCGGCGTTCCCGGCGGTTACACCCGTATCCTTAAGCTGGCCATGCCCCGTAAGGGCGACAACGCCCCCATGGCCATTATTGAGCTTTCTCGCGCTCTTGAAGCTGCTCCCGCTGCGGAAGCAGCCACTGAAGAAGCGCCTGCCAAGCCCAAGCGTACCCGCAAGCCCAAGGTTGAAGAAACCGCCGAAGCGTAACCGCTTTGCTGGTTTGACAAATACTGACAAAGGGGCGCTCTGCGCCCCTTTGTCGTTTTGCCCCTTTCATATCAAAAATCAATGCAGCGGTTCGTTGTGGCCCCTTTGTGCATCCTCCCAATACGTTTCATATTGGGTTGGCGCTGTCTTGTAACTACGTTTACAAAGCTGACCCTTCGATCCGTCCGCCACTAGCCCATTCCCCATTACCGCCCTCATGGCACGCCATATTCTGTTCCCCACTTGATACGCCGTAGTATTCTGAGGAATCTACTTCATAGCCCTCAAGAGCTTTCAATTTGTCTCAGCCGCTAATTGGGGTGACAATTGTCATCATCAGTAGGAAGCGTGATTAAAGACAGATCCGACTCGAGAATTTTAGCTCGAAGAAGCCAGACAAAAATTCATGTCTTTGCACACAGCAAATTTGGCAAGAGATAAAGCTTGATAGAGTCTCTCTACACGCGCCCTCGCTCGTACTAACTCTCTTGGCAGGAGTCTTACGCGCAAGACCTTCCGGGACTGCGCTCAGGAAATTTGTGAGTGTTCTGAAAAGTCTTTTAAGGGCCGGTACTTTCTTGCTCAGGCGCGCCATTTACAGGCAGCCGCTGGAAGCTGAAGTGGATTCTGTTTGGAACGGAACACGTCGCGTAGATGGATACAGGAAAGGGGCGTACAGGCAACCCGCCCGTTCTTGGGCAGGATGCCTGCGGAATTAGGAGGAATAGAAAATGTTCAGAGTCGCTTTCCAGGCGTCTTTGTAGTTAAGGCTGTCCCCCGATATTTTTTGGTAGCCGCCCCAGACGCCTTTGTACAGCCACAAGTGGATGTAGCCAAGCTCAAGCAAAATTCAGGTTTTCAGCGGCCTCGTAGGTACTATCCGGATCAGCTCAAGAGCGGTGTCGTTTGTGGTGATGTACGTGCCAGCGGGCGTTAAAGTCCGTCATATTGCGGTAAACGGCACCCCCCGAAATGTCCGCAGTCTGGCGTCCTGTAATGAATGAGGCCAATTGGGTGTCGTTGGTCCCACCAAAATAGTCAATCTATGCATCTTTTGCTGCAGAGATTAGTACGCACTCGACCTCAAAACAGCCATCTGTGGCATGGGGAAACGCATTTTATGGAATTTTGATGATTGAGTGCGTGGTAAAGCAGATTTTCCTTATACTGAATGCATCAGGCGATTTTTTCTGGTCGCATCTGAAAGCCCTTTTGACAGCACAGATCTACTCCACTAGCCCATCAACCGCATGTTGCGGGCCTGCCTTGTCCCTCCATTTCCCCTCAAGAAACAATTCTTTCTGTGGTGAACCTGCTCCTTTTTTGTTGCGCTCCTTCACTTGGCTTAAATGTTTCAGCACACTTTTGTGGAAGAGGGGGCGTTCTGATGTTCATTTGTTAACGTTCGTTAACTATTTAATCACTTTTCCGAAACTGCAACGAGGCTATCACCGATGATTGTGATTTATATAACGTAAAAAATGATCGTTTTTGCAATAGATTAAGTGCAGTCTACAAAATTTTTTAACTGAATTTGCTATATGGCATGTCTTTTGCTTGAATCGGTACATATTTGGACTGTTGCAGAAACTGTTTGCTTGATGAATGATCACTGTTTTTCTGATTATTGTTTTTACTATTAAATCCATATGCTCGAAAAATAACATAAAATGCATGCGGATTTGATAAAAATAACAGACTAAATGGAGGATGACATGGCTACAGCAACTACAGCTCTTGAAAATGCACTCGCACAACTGGAACAAGCGGCAGCCCTCGCCGGACTCGAACCTCATGTTCATGAATTTCTCAAGCGTCCCATGCGTGAACTTACAGTGCGTATCCCCCTTAAAATGGATAATGGTACTGTAAAAATTATTGAAGCCTATCGTTTTCACCACAACTGGGCCAACGGTCCCATCCGTGGTGGTACGCGTTTTCATAAGGATGAAACGCCCGATGATGTGCGCGCGCTGAGCATGTGGATGACCATCAAAAACGCCTGCAACAACATTCCCAACGGCGGCGGCAAGGGCGGTATTGCCGTTGACCCAACCACCTTGTCTCTCAACGAACTGGAAAGGTTGTGTCGTAGCTATATCCGCGCCATCTCATCCATCACCGGACCTTGGATGGACTTTCCCGGCGCCGATATTGGCACCGATGCCCGCACTCAAAGCTGGATGCTGGACGAATGGGAAGCCATGCACCAGCGCCTTGAACCAGCTGCCGTGAGCGGCAAGGCCATGCCCCTTGGCGGTTCTGCTGGGCGCGCACTGGCCACCAGCCGTGGCGTGCAGTACGCCACCCGTGCCGTTGCGGCCTCAGTGGGCAAGTCCATGTCGAGCCTGCGCGCAGTTGTGCAGGGTTTTGGCAAAGTGGGCGGAAACCTTGTGTCGCTGTACAATGAAGACAACGTGACCATTTGCGGTGTAAGCGACGTGAACGGCGGCATCTACAATGCTGATGGTTTGGATGTGAAGGACGTGTTCGCCTGGTTTGAAGAAAAAGGCACCCTCACCGGTTACCCTAAGGCCAAGGCCGTGACCAACGCGGAACTGTTGGTGCAGGATTGTGACGTGCTGGCCCCCTGCGCCGTGCAGAGCGTTATCACCCCTGAAAATGCGGCTGACGTTAAGGCGTGGGCCATTATGGAAGGCGCCAACGGCCCTGTGACTGTTGAAGCCGAAAAGATCCTGCGCGACCGCAAGGTTATTGACTGCCCCGATGTGTACGCAAACTCTGGCGGCACCCAGGTGGCGCATTTTGAGCGCATTCAGAATCTCAATAACGACTGCTGGACTGAAGAATTCGTCAACAAGAAGCTTGAAGGCGTGTTTCTTGACGTATTCAACGAAATATACGCTGTCTCCAACGAGAAAAACATCACCATGCGCATGGCCTGCTGGGTCAAGGCGTTGAACCACACAGTGGCTTCCATGAAGTGGCGTAGCTGGGTATAGGCGTTTTAGAAGCATAAGCTTAACGCCGCATCAAGGGGGGCAGCCGAAATTTGTGCCTCTGAACCAGAAATGGCGACCTCCCTGTTTTACCTCAAGCAACTGCACGTATGCAGGTTACCCAAAGTGCGCCCAACGGGGTGCGCAATGCAGGCCGCCCGCCTGAACACCAACAGGCGGGCGGCAGTCATTGCTGGGGCCTTTATGCTGGCATTACAATCATCGGGCGAGGTCATATGGAAGTCAGTTTTGTTCATTATCTGGGCATGTTTCTGGTGGTTGG
This region includes:
- the rplQ gene encoding 50S ribosomal protein L17, with product MRHSNSGRKLSRTPAHRKALLQNLAKALLIHGKIRTTEIKAKELRRVVEPLITLAKRNDLHARRQAYRVLNDHALVKRLFDEIGPVFAGVPGGYTRILKLAMPRKGDNAPMAIIELSRALEAAPAAEAATEEAPAKPKRTRKPKVEETAEA
- a CDS encoding Glu/Leu/Phe/Val dehydrogenase encodes the protein MATATTALENALAQLEQAAALAGLEPHVHEFLKRPMRELTVRIPLKMDNGTVKIIEAYRFHHNWANGPIRGGTRFHKDETPDDVRALSMWMTIKNACNNIPNGGGKGGIAVDPTTLSLNELERLCRSYIRAISSITGPWMDFPGADIGTDARTQSWMLDEWEAMHQRLEPAAVSGKAMPLGGSAGRALATSRGVQYATRAVAASVGKSMSSLRAVVQGFGKVGGNLVSLYNEDNVTICGVSDVNGGIYNADGLDVKDVFAWFEEKGTLTGYPKAKAVTNAELLVQDCDVLAPCAVQSVITPENAADVKAWAIMEGANGPVTVEAEKILRDRKVIDCPDVYANSGGTQVAHFERIQNLNNDCWTEEFVNKKLEGVFLDVFNEIYAVSNEKNITMRMACWVKALNHTVASMKWRSWV